One genomic segment of Coffea arabica cultivar ET-39 chromosome 6e, Coffea Arabica ET-39 HiFi, whole genome shotgun sequence includes these proteins:
- the LOC113697106 gene encoding probable methyltransferase PMT7 yields MAGHGQSPGHMSMNIRAFDWKVGQMIMVTLLVMIGSFYTGTLFGRSSNAGSGGNVNFNDVPLEEQLQSSNTTALLPSSGGPEFTNKVTLSYRTIPLTIPETGINVCPITFNEYIPCHDPAYVEELLPKLDLSRREELERHCPPLNRRLFCLVPPPADYKQPIRWPTSRDYVWRSNVNHTHLAEVKGGQNWVHEKDQFWWFPGGGTHFKHGASEYIQRLGNMTTNYTGDLRSAGVYQVLDVGCGVASFSAYLLPLNIQTMSFAPKDGHENQIQFALERGIGAMISSLSTKQLPYPTSSFEMIHCSRCRVDWHENDGILIKEVNRLLRSNGYFVYSAPPAYRKDKDFPVIWDKLVNLTSAMCWKLIAREVQTAIWMKPDNDSCLQHNAQLKLVDICDLEDASKPSWNTPLRNCISLTNRAQKLPPLPQRLSQYSQTLSGIGIDQGKFLADTLYWQDQVRQYWRLMNIEENKIRNAMDTSAFLGGFAVAMSTWPIWVMNIVPSSMKNTLPAIYDRGLIGAFHDWCEPFSTYPRSYDLLHANRLLSHYQSSGEGCLVEDIILEMDRIVRPEGIIIIRDEEPIISQVKDLAPKFLWDIEVHLLEDDQKRPEPVLFCRKKFWAIV; encoded by the exons ATGGCGGGTCATGGCCAGAGTCCGGGGCATATGAGCATGAATATAAGGGCCTTTGATTGGAAGGTTGGGCAGATGATAATGGTGACCCTTTTAGTGATGATAGGTTCATTTTACACCGGCACCCTTTTCGGCCGGAGCAGCAACGCGGGCAGCGGGGGCAATGTCAATTTCAACGATGTCCCACTTGAAGAGCAGCTTCAATCTTCCAATACTACAGCATTGCTGCCATCCTCTG GAGGGCCTGAGTTCACAAATAAAGTAACTCTTTCTTATCGCACAATACCACTTACCATCCCAGAAACCGGGATAAATGTCTGCCCAATAACATTCAATGAGTACATTCCCTGCCATGATCCAGCATATGTTGAGGAATTGTTGCCAAAATTAGATCTGTCAAGGAGAGAAGAGCTGGAAAGGCATTGCCCTCCACTTAATAGGCGCTTGTTTTGTTTGGTGCCTCCTCCTGCTGATTACAAGCAACCCATAAGGTGGCCAACCAGTAGGGACTATGTTTGGCGAAGTAATGTGAATCATACTCATCTTGCTGAGGTGAAAGGGGGACAGAACTGGGTGCATGAGAAGGATCAATTTTGGTGGTTTCCAGGTGGTGGTACTCATTTTAAGCATGGGGCTTCTGAGTACATACAGAG GTTGGGAAATATGACTACAAATTACACAGGTGACCTGCGTTCTGCAGGAGTATATCAGGTACTGGATGTTGGCTGTGGTGTGGCTAGCTTTTCTGCCTATCTTCTGCCCTTAAATATACAAACCATGTCCTTTGCTCCCAAAGATGGCCATGAAAATCAGATCCAGTTTGCGTTGGAACGAGGAATCGGTGCAATGATATCTTCTTTATCCACAAAACAGCTACCATATCCCACTAGCTCTTTTGAAATGATTCACTGTTCTAGATGCCGGGTTGATTGGCACGAGAATG ATGGTATTCTAATCAAAGAGGTAAATCGCCTGTTGAGATCAAATGGATATTTTGTCTATTCAGCTCCTCCAGCTTATAGAAAGGATAAGGATTTTCCAGTGATTTGGGATAAGTTGGTTAATCTGACTTCTGCAATGTGCTGGAAGCTCATTGCTAGGGAAGTACAGACGGCAATCTGGATGAAACCAGATAATGATTCATGCCTCCAGCACAATGCACAGCTGAAGCTTGTTGACATTTGCGATCTCGAGGATGCTTCTAAACCATCTTGGAATACACCTCTGAGGAACTGTATAAGCCTGACTAACAGAGCGCAGAAACTTCCTCCTTTGCCACAACGCCTTTCACAATATTCTCAAACTCTTAGTGGGATAG GCATTGATCAAGGAAAGTTTTTAGCAGACACACTATATTGGCAAGATCAAGTTCGACAGTATTGGAGATTGATGAATATTGAAGAGAACAAAATACGCAATGCCATGGACACGAGTGCTTTTCTTGGTGGATTCGCAGTTGCTATGAGTACATGGCCAATCTGGGTGATGAATATTGTTCCTTCAAGCATGAAGAATACCTTGCCTGCTATTTATGACCGTGGTCTAATTGGTGCTTTCCATGACTG GTGTGAGCCATTTTCAACCTATCCCCGTTCATATGACCTCTTGCATGCCAACCGTCTTTTGTCTCACTACCAAAGTAGTGGAGAAGGTTGCTTAGTTGAGGACATCATACTAGAGATGGACCGCATTGTACGACCTGAG GGTATCATTATTATTAGAGATGAAGAACCAATTATATCACAAGTAAAAGATCTTGCCCCGAAGTTTCTTTGGGACATTGAAGTGCATCTTTTGGAAGATGATCAGAAAAGACCAGAACCAGTTTTATTCTGCCGGAAAAAGTTTTGGGCCATTGTTTAA